GGAGGAGTCCGCCGCGATCCTCTCCCGCGCCAACCAGGCCCTGGCGACCCTGGAGCGCTACAAGCTCCGCCTGGACGAGGTCGCCGGCACCCTCTCCGCCCTGGAGATCGAGGACTTGGTCACGGTCCGCGATGTCACCGCGGTCGCCCAGCGCCTGGAGATGGTCCGCCGGATCGCCACCGAGATCGCCGAGTACGTCGTCGAGCTCGGCACGGACGGCCGGCTGCTCGCCCTCCAGCTGGAGGAGCTGATCGCCGGCGTGGAGCCCGAGCGGGAGCTGGTCGTCCGCGACTACGTCCCCGAGCCGACCGCCAAGCGCTCCCGCACGGTCGCCGAGGCGCTCGCCGAGCTGGACGCCCTCAGCCACACCGAGCTCCTCGAACTCCCCATCGTGGCCCGCGCGCTGGGCTACAGCGGCGCCCCCGAGACCCTGGACTCCGCGGTCTCGCCGCGCGGCTTCCGCCTGCTGGCGAAGGTCCCCCGGCTGCCCGGCACGGTCATCGACCGCCTCGTCGACCACTTCGGCGGCCTGCAGAAGCTCCTCGCGGCCAGCGTCGACGACCTCCAGACGGTCGACGGCGTCGGCGAGGCCCGCGCCCGCTCGGTCCGCGAGGGCCTGTCGCGGCTCGCGGAGTCGTCGATCCTGGAGCGGTACGTCTGACCTGCGCACACCGCGGCACGGCCCTCAGGCCGTGAGCCGGACCCCCGTCACGAGATCGGGGCGGATGCGCAGCACATGCTCGTGCGGCCGCTC
This genomic stretch from Streptomyces nigrescens harbors:
- the disA gene encoding DNA integrity scanning diadenylate cyclase DisA; the protein is MAANDRASTPGRSGGSSSTESLMRASLSAVAPGTALRDGLERILRGNTGGLIVLGFDKTVETMCTGGFVLDVEFTATRLRELCKLDGALVLDKDITKILRAGVQLVPDASIPTEETGTRHRTAQRVSIQAGFPVVSVSQSMRLIALYVDGERRVLEESAAILSRANQALATLERYKLRLDEVAGTLSALEIEDLVTVRDVTAVAQRLEMVRRIATEIAEYVVELGTDGRLLALQLEELIAGVEPERELVVRDYVPEPTAKRSRTVAEALAELDALSHTELLELPIVARALGYSGAPETLDSAVSPRGFRLLAKVPRLPGTVIDRLVDHFGGLQKLLAASVDDLQTVDGVGEARARSVREGLSRLAESSILERYV